ACGTCCACCTATGTCACGCAAACCCCGACACCCGGTGAAACCAATGTGCTGCCGACAGTGTCGGTTGACTTGGAGGTTACCAAGTCGGTTGATCAGACAGCGATTCTCGATGGTGGAACCGTTACCTACACCTACATTGTGACAAACAATGGGCCAAGCGACTCCACAGGGGCCACGCTGGATGACACGACCACATTTGATGGAACTTCCTTTGTCATCAGCAATGCAATGGTTGTGTTCAGCGGTGGTGGCGCGGGATCGGTTGCAGCTACCGATGACCCCGATTTGACAATCACCGCGCTGCCAAGCGGTGCGACTGCAACGGTCACATTCGATGTCGCCGTGACTGGCACGGGGACACTCGACAACACGGTTGAAGTGACGGCCGCCAACGAAGCCGATCCCGATTCCACACCGAACGATGGAATGGGCGATGACTTCGCCGACGCCGACGATGTCACCGTGAGCGCACTACCAGCACTCTCGATCGACGACGTCACCGAAAACGAAGGAAATTCCGGAACAACGACATACACGTTCACGGTGAGTCTGTCGGTTCCCGCTCCGGTCGGTGGTGTCACATTCGACATCGCCACTGCCGATGACTCCGCGACAACCGCCGACTCGGACTACGTTGCCCAATCGCTGACCAGTCAAACGATCGCCGAAGGAAACACGTCTTACACCTTCGACGTGACCGTCAACGGCGACACGAATGTCGAACCGAACGAATCGTTCTTCGTCAACTTGTCGAACGTGACCGGGGCGACCGTCAGCGATGATCAGGGGGTTGGAACCATCACCAATGATGACTTCCCGCCACTGGTGATCAACGAGTTTGTCTTCGACCATACCAGTAGCGATACCAACGAGTTCATCGAACTTTTCGGCGACGCAAGCTTCGATTATTCTGCCTTCACGATCTTGGTGATCGAGGGGGATGGCAGCTCAATCGGCATCATTGACGATGTCATTGCAGTCGGCTCGACAGACGCGAATGGGTTCTTCAGCACCGGCTACTTGAACAGTGAGTTCGAGAACGGAACCCAAACGATTCTGCTCGTCACCAATTTCACAGGCTCCGAAGGTGACGATCTCGATACTGATAACGATGGGACACTCGATTCGCTGCCATGGGCTGCCGTAGTCGATAGTGTGGCCATTTTCGATGGTGGCACAGGAGACGTCACCTACGAAGGTTCAACCGGACCGGTTCTGGGACCGAACTTTGACGGTGTCAGTCCGTTCAAACCTGGCGGGGCGTCACGAATACCGAACGGCACGGATACCGACACGGTAGCCGACTGGGTGCGGAACAACTTCAATGGCGCAGGTCTTCAAGATTTCCCGTCCGCGACAGCATCTGCGGGTGAGGCCATTAGCACCGAAGGCACCGTCAACATGGTGCAACAGGGCATCGACCTATTCGTCATGAAATCGGTCGACAACAATGACGTGACCGAGGGGGATATCGTCACGTTCACGATCGAAGTCGGCAACACGACCATTGCCACCCAGGCAGCGACCGGCGTTGAAGTCACCGACATGCTGCCGGCAGATTTCATGGTAACTGCCAACACGCCAAGCGAAGGCTCATTCACCCCCGGGACCGGCGTTTGGACGGGCATTGAACTCGCCGCTGGTGAGACGGCCACGCTGACCATCACCGGGACCTTCACCGATTTTGTGAGCTCGCCTTACACGAACTATGTCGAAGTCACCGCCGCCAACGAGACGGACCCCGACTCAACGCCGGGCAACAACAGTGGTCGCGGCGAAATCGGTGATCCGTCCAGCGAAGACGACGACGATAGCGTTATGGTCACGGTTGCCGAACTCGTAACAACGGACTTGGAGGTGATGAAGTCCGACAACGCCGACCCAATCTTCACAGGCGAGACTACAACCTACACGGTGACGATCACCAATAACGGTCCTGAAGACGTCACCGGAGCCACGCTCGATGACACGATCGTCTTCCCATCAGGCATGTTTACCGTCAGAAACGCCAGCCTCGTGTTCTCTACGCCTGGAGCCACAACCGGCAGCGGTATGTTGGTCGAAGAAGCAGACGGACCGAACATCACCGGATTGAATCTTGCCAACGGGGAAACAGCAACCCTGACGTTCGACGTTACCGCAGACACCGGCACTGGAACAATCACTAACACCGCCACGGTTTCTGGTGGCACGCCGGTAGATGTCAACGGATTAAACGATACCGCTGTTGAAACCACAACGGTCAACGCACCGCCATCACCGTTGGTGATCAACGAATTCGTGTTCGATCACACGGGCAGCGATACCGACGAATTCATCGAAGTTTTCGGTGATCCAAATACAGATTATTCCGCATTCACGATCTTGGTGATTGAAGGCGAAGGTAGTGGTACCGGTGTCATCGACAATGTGGAGACGATCACCACCACCGATGCCAACGGGTTCTTCAGCACGAGCTACTTGAACAGCGAGTTCGAGAACGGCACTCAAACCATTCTAATCGTCGAGAACTTCACCGGATCTTTGAATGACGACCTGGACACCAACAATGATGGAATACTCGATTCCATGCCTTGGACCAGCGTTGTCGACAGTGTGGCGGTCTTCGATGGAGATGCAGGAGACGTCACCTACGAAGGTTCGACCGGAGCGGTCTTGGGGCCGAATTTTGATGGTGTAAGTCCCTTCGAACCAGGTGGAGCGTCGCGAATTCCCAACGGAACCGACACCGACACATCCGCCGATTGGGTTCGCAACGATTTTGGTGGTGCCGGCTTGCCAAGCTTCCCGTCGGCTCAGGCATCTGCAGGTGTGGCCATCAATACCAAAGATGCCGTCAACATAGTGCAACAGGGCATCGACTTGGAAGTCAGCATCTCTGTTGACAATGACGACGTGCTTGTCGGTGAGACGATCACATTCACTATTGAGACTAGCAACACCGCGATTGCAACGCAGACCGCAACGGGTGTGGAACTCACCGAAGTGCTGTCGGACGATTTCGTGCTGACCATGTTCAATGCCAGTGAAGGTTCGTTTGATCCGAACACTGATATTTGGTCTGGCCTGGAACTCGATGCCGGTGAGACGCAGACTCTCACAATCACAGGCAGCTTCATCGCTGCCACAGATTCACCTTACGAAAACTACGTGCAAGTAACGGCGGCAAACGAAGTCGACCCGGACTCAACGCCAAACAATGGCACCGCACCAACACCTGCGGAAGACGATGAAGCGGCAACTACCGTCGTTGTCACCGAGCCGGATGTTGTGCCACCGACCTTGGACTCCGCGGACATCGTGGACGATCGATCCGGTGGCCCAATCGCCGAAGGCACTTTGGTGACCTACACGCTCACCTTCAGCGAAGACATCGATGACAGCACGGTGGATGCCGCCGACTTCACGAACGCAGGCACCGCACCAATCACAATCGGAGCAATCACCGAAACTAGCCCGGGAGTCTTCACCGTCGAAGTCACACCAACCGCTCCTGGCACACTGATCCTGCAAATGCCCGTTGTTGCAACCATTGATGACGTTGCTGGGAACTCACTCGTTCCTCCTGTCGAGGACGATACAACGATCACAGTGACGGATGCGACCGCTCCCACACTTGATGCTGCGGATATCGTCGACGATCAAAGTGGCGGTCCGATCACCGAAGGCACGCTGGTGACCTACACAGTCACCTTCAATGAAGACATCGACGAAAGCACGGTGGATGCCGCCGACTTCACAAACGCAGGCACCGCATCAATCACAATCGGAGCAATCACCGAAACGAACCCGGGGGTCTTCACCGTCGAAGTCACGCCAACCGCTCCTGGCACATTGATCCTGCAAGTGCCCGTTGGTGCTACCATCGATGATCCGGCTGGGAACTCGCTGGTTCCTCCGGTCGATGATGATACGACGATCACCGTCACCGATGGTACCGCACCCACTCTGGCGCCGGTTGACATTGTGGACGATCGATCCGGTGGCCCAATCGCCGAAGGCACTTTGGTGACCTACACGCTCACCTTCAGCGAAGACATCGATGACAGCACGGTGGATGCCGCCGACTTCACGAACGCAGGCACCGCACCGATCACAATCGGGGCAATCACCGAAACGAGCCCGGGGGTCTTCACCGTTGAAGTCACACCGACCGCGAGCGGCATGTTGATCCTGCAAGTGCCCGTTGGTGCGACCATCGACGACGTCGCCGGAAACTCCCTGGTTCCGCCGGTCAACGACGACACAACAATCACCGTCTCGGACGTCACAGCTCCGACTCTCGCATCCGCGGACATCGTGGACGATCAAAGTGGCGGCCCAATCGCTGAAGGCACACTCGTGACTTACACAGTCACCTTCAGCGAAGACATCAACGAAAACACCGTGGGGGTCGCCGACTTCACGAACGCAGGCTCCGCACCAATCACGGTCGGAACGATCACGGAAACGAGCCCAGGGGTCTTCAACATTGAAGTGATGCCGACCGCTCCCGGCACACTGATCTTGGAAGTATCGAGCGCGGCAACGATTGACGATCCCGCTGGGAATTCTTTGGTTCCGCCGATCCAAGACGATACGACGATCACCGTCACGGACGCGACGGCTCCTTTGCTTGATGCTGCGGATATTGTCGACGATCAAAGTGGTGGCCCGATCATCGAAGGCACACTCGTGACTTACACAGTCACCTTCAGTGAGGACATCGATGATGGCACCGTGGATGCCGCTGACTTCAGGAACGCAGGCACCTCGCCAATTACGATTGGAGTAATTACTGAAACCAGCCCAGGGGTCTTCACTGTTGAAGTCACGCCAACCGCTCCCGGCACACTCATCCTGCAAGTACCGAACGGTGCAACCATCAACGACGTTGCCGGAAACTCATTAACTACTCCGGTTGACGACGACACAACGATCACCGTTACCGCAACTCCCGAAGCGGATCTCATGGTGACAACGACCAACACGATTGACCCGATCATCACCGGCGGCACCACAACCTACACCGTCACCATCACCAACAGTGGTCCGGACGATGTCACCGGCGCGAGCCTCGACGATTCGATCACATTCCCGACAGGCACCTTCACTGTTGGCAACGAAAGCCTGTCGTTCTCCGGCAGCGGCAGCGGATCCCTGGTGATTGAAGCGGACGGCCCGAATATCACCGATCTTGTCCTCGCGAACGGAGAAACGGCCACACTGACATTCGACGTGACTGCCGAAACCGGAGTCGGCCCGATCACAAACACAGCAACCGTTTCCGGTGGATCTCCTGCTGATCCGGATACCGCCAACAACTCCACCGTCGAAACCACGATCGTCGAAGCACCGCCGATCACGAAAGTCGAGTTCAGCAACGCGACAAATAGTGACCTGGAGACCTCCGGCGGGAACCAACCTGTCCTGCTCGTCAATGGAACCTTGACGGAAGATCAAACCGTCGACGTCATCGTCACTGGTGGAACTGCCATCGACGACACCGACTTCACACTAACCGAAACCGTGACGATTCCCGCAGGTGTTTATGACGGAACCAACGCAACCGCGGTTTCCATCGGTCTGACGATCATGGATGACGCTGTTGTCGAGTTGGATGAAACAATCGAACTCGCGCTGGCCAACCCCACCGGCAACCTAGTGATCAACGATACCAACGATGACACGACAACTCAGGCTACAACAATTTACACTGTCACAAATGACGATGCCGCGACGTTGTCCATTGATGATGTGACCGATTTCGAAGGAACCAGCGGCACGCGACAACTCGTTTTCACTGTGACTTTGGACAATGATGTCGAAACCGGTTTAACGGTGGACTTCGATACTGTCGGCGATACTGCAACCGCAACGGATGGGGACTACGTCGCGAACATCGGAAACGCGTTGACCTTCAGCGGCACCGCTGGCGAGACGCAAACGTTGACCGTCTTGATCAACGGAGATACCGACCGCGAGGCTGATGAATCGTTCTTCGTCGAATTGTCGAACATCCAGGCCGGCGGACGCGATGTCACACTGAGTGATGCGCAGGGTGTTGGTGTGATCGTCAACGACGATTTGGCTCCCAATATCGCCGACTTGACGGATGCGAACATTGATCCCATCGAGATCAACGGCCCGTTCACACTGACTGTCAGTGGAAACTTCGATAATTCGCCGAGTGAAACCGATGCCACTGCGGACGACTTGTTCTTCTGGGACCCAGCCAGTGGTGCGAATCGCATCGTGTTCGGAGATGGATCGGTGCAAGACAATCCGTTCGCACCGACCGATATCAACGGCAACGACTTCACCCAAGTAAGGATCGGCGACTTTGATAACGACGCCGGTCACGATCTGTTCTTCTGGAACCCGAGCACCGGCCGAAACCGGTTGATCCATGCCAACGGTGGAACGACAAGCGTTGTGGGAACGATGGAAAACAACGTCGTCCCTGTGATCCTCGTCAACGGCAACGATTTCGAACAGTTCGTCGTCGGAAACTTTGACGATGGCGGCCCGGAGGATCTCTTCTTCTGGAACCCAGTCAGTGGTGCGAATCGTCTGGTTCATTTTGAAGTGGTCACCCCCGGCATGGATACCGACTTCAACAACCAACAGACGAATGTAATTGCACCGTCGTGGGTGAACGGCGACTTCGAAATTGTGCTGTCGGGTCAGTTCTTGGACAGTTCCCTCGATGAGTTACTGTTCGTCAACTTGCAAACCGGTCAAAACCGGCTAGTGTCCTTGACCGCAGTAACACCAGGAACAACGACGAACTTCGACTCGGCCGATATCGACTTCTTGCCAGTCACGCTGTTTAACGGCAACGACTACGATCGAATCGAAATTGGTGATCTCAATGGTGATGGATTGGATGACGTCTTCGCGTGGAATACCAATAGCGGTGACAACCGCACGGCTTTGACGAATCTTGATCCCAATGGAGAAGCCGTTCCAGTCGACAACGTAGTCAACCGCTTGTCCATCAACGGAGACTTCGAGCAAATCGCTCGTCTTACAGAAGAAGTCTTCAGCGATGAACTAGCCGACGAGTTCTTCTTCTGGAACCCACAAACCGGCCAGAACCGCACAGGCTTCTTGCAAGACTAGTGTGTTGAGGCATTCGTGGTGGTGAGTGAGCTGATTACCAGTGAATTCACCACCGCAATTTTCGAGCGACCAAAGCAAAAATCGCGAGAAATATGTTGCACACACTTTGATAGTGTAGTGCTTGATCGGCTCGCTCATGAGCAGTGTCTACTCGAGAGTGACGTGAAGTTTACATCAATCATATGTGACTATTGGCCGGTTCCGTATGCAGCTTATCGCCCCTAGGTTTTCAAGTATTGCCATCCCATTAGTCGGTCTCCTCGGATACTTAGAGATTTTAGCAAAAACCAGCGTAATATTAATCTGAGATGTTGTAATCAGCAAGTTGGTACTTGCTTGGCAGCCAGAATGTAGCATAGGCCGGGAAAAATGCCGATCCATTGCTAATGTCGTGCTCCGAGCCCATTTTCGACGAATCCGTGATCTCGTTTCATTTTGCTTTGGAATTTGGATTCATGAACCATCGACGCTTCCGCAGAAACAGTCGGCGAGGGTTTACCCTCATTGAACTCCTCGTCGTGATTGCGATCATCGCGATCTTGATTGCACTGCTTCTGCCCGCTGTGCAGCAAGCTCGTGAGGCTGCCCGTCGGACCGAATGTAAGAATAATTTAAAGCAAATCGGTCTCGCGATGCACACCTTCCACGACACCTACAAGCACTTTCCTGCCGGCATTAATATTCCGATTGCTAGTACGTCGGGAGCCGTCTACCCGACAAACAGTCTCCACACGTCCGGAAAGATCCCCGCCCCCCCTTTTCCGGATCAGTACGGATCGTGGTTGGCTTACATTTTGCCGTTCATGGAGCAGGCGAACATCACGAATCAGTACGACTTCTCTCAACGAGAATATGGCAATACCAATGGACCAGACTCGATCGGCGCGACGGTGGTTAAATCTTATATTTGTCCATCAGATAATTCTTCGGAACCTGTGATCACCTATACAAGTGGCGGCAACACCTACTACTTTGCGATCAATAGTTACATGGCGAACGCAGGCACACAGTCTTGGTATATTTTTGATGCGACATTCGATGGTGTGTTTCAGATCAATAGTCGATCTCGAATGGCAACCATCAAAGACGGCACATCAAACACATTGCTAGTCGGCGAACGTTACAGTTACGATCGAAACTGGAGCGATTTTCCGAATCGTCGTGGTTGGGCATGGTCGAACTTCAATTCGCCTCAGGACTGTCTGGGGGGAACGTTTGTGCCTATCAACTATAATGTTCCAGATGGGTTTAGTGATCCGCCCCCATACTCTGAGACGGACAAGAAACTCAGTTCCTTCAGTAGTGCACATCCCGGCGGAGCAAACTTTGCGTTGTGTGACGGTTCCGTACGGTTCATGTCGCAAACATCAACGGGTGGGCTGACTACGCTACAACTCCTCGCACGCCCTGCGGATGGTCAAGTCGTTCAGCTTGACTAGAGTCGACTCCCCTAGGCAATTCTAGAGTTCAACACACCATCAAATGCCCCTCCAGAAAGGCAGTTAGGTGCAGACTCGGCAATCATTGTATCGGTTCGGCGTTTTGGGAGTTGCAGTATTTTTCTGCTGGGGATGTTCAACGCCACCTCCACCTATTGTTCCCGTTAAGGGAACGATCACTCTGAATGATGAACCGCTTCCCTCCGTCGAAGTTCGTTTTTATCCTTTGCATGACGAACTCGACGGAAGTTTTATCGCCAGTGGTGTTACAGATGAGAATGGACAATTCTCGCTTCAATGCGGCGGTCAATCCGGAGCTTGTGCATGGAAGCACAAAGTGACTGTGACCGAAGCCCCCATGCCAGGTGAGTTTCGAGGCCAAAGTGGCGAATCTCAGATAAAAGCCTCGCAGTATATCGAAAGCCTGAAGAACCGACCGATTCCTGACAAGTACGGAACGCTCGCCCAGACGCCATTGACAATCACAGTCACTGAAGATCAACAAACCTACGATATCAAGCTCAGTCGCTAGAACAGTTTCATAACGCAGATTCTAGTGAACGCTCTGGCAAGCGATTTGCATGCCGATGCTGGTGAAAGGAGACACCAGCATGTTGATTACCCTGTCGGCGTGGCCTCGACTTGGCCGCAATCGCACGGGGTCCAGGACGGCCCCCAAACCGTATCTCAATAATGAGCAATGGCTTTTGATCGATGACCTGTTCGAGGACCCGCTTCCCTCCAAACTCGGCGGACGACCGCGTGTACCGCCACGCCGGTGCCTAGAAGGCGTATTGTGGGTCTTAGTTTCCGGAGCGAGATGGAAAGATTTACCAGAACGATATCCCAGTCCAGCCACCTGCTGGCGGCGGCTCAAGCAGTAGACTGAGTCCGGCGTGTTCGCAGCTGCTTGGACGAGGTTGCTGGGGCACATGGAGGATTTTCGGGACTTCAACTGGGAAGAAGCCATCGGCGATGGTACCTTTGCCCCAGCAAAAAAGGGGGCTCCGCGGTTGGCAACACCAAGAAAGGCAAAGGCACCAAGATCATGCTGATGGTCGATGGCGTGGGCACACCCTTGGCGGTGACGATTGCCAGTGCCAACCAAAGTGAAGTTCGACTGATCAAACCGTTGATCGAGCAACGTCAGCTCCCCCGAAAACCGAAACGACTGATGTACGATCGAGCCGCCGACTGCGATCCGTTGCGGACTCGGCTGGCGACGGAACAGATCGAGTTGATCTGCCATCATCGCAAAAGTCGCAAGCGACCCGTGACTCAAGACGGTCGCAAAGCTCGATGCCTAGCCCCCCGTTATGTCGTCGAGCGGAGCATCAGCTGGTTGCAAACCAATCGACGAATCACAGTACGTTATGAATACTACGATCATCTGTTTCTCGGCTTCGTACAACTCGCTTGCATGTTCACTGTTATCAAATGGTTTTGAAACTACCTCTAACAAACGTTGGAGCGGTTCGGCTCACCATCTTCCCAATCGACGTCGCAGGAGGCGGCCGTAAAGGTACCTTGAGTTAAGCGGTCAAGAGCAAAGACGCCGACCGCTCAACTCCGCGTTAGGCACACCATTCATGGGCACGGGGGCTATGGACGCGAAGCTGCTCCAGACATATCTCGAGTACGCCAAAACCGAAGAGGCTCAAGCGGTTCTTTTCGTGAAAAAGCATCTCGCTCAAGCCAAGGGGCATTGGGTGGACATCATCGACTGTCGACGGTACGAGAAGTCCCCGGACCCGTTACACTTCCGGTTCGTCGCGGGCGGCCTATACAAGCGAAGGCTGACGCCGCAGTATCCCGCGAAGTCCGACTACATCAGCGATGGTCGTTTTCGCGAACGGGACTA
This is a stretch of genomic DNA from Thalassoroseus pseudoceratinae. It encodes these proteins:
- a CDS encoding beta strand repeat-containing protein, which encodes MLLTSWLDSLRFSPKNVRKLRAGRNGLRRKQIAAIPAQAEVLEDRTLLAAVINEVLFDPASGVPDGDANGDGVRSASGDEFVEVINTGPGTLDISGWTLSDDDGGDFTFPAGTILQENQALVLFGGGTPAGAFSDGSTVPAANPNFGNSLIFVDDGSIGSGFSNSGDLIQLIDAGSTVIDSVSYGSAAGQGLADLSGGSDQSSTRSPDLVGTFVDHVGADTDDGSRFSPGTRIDGSLFNAAGAPEINVQGMSMDILDGDTTPTAADGTDFGDVLTSGGSATQTFTIQNNGTADLTLGTINVTGANAADFVITQPATTTVASGGNVTFMVMFDPAADGVRNATINIPSDDADEDPYDFAVTGTGVAVATPEINVQGLGMDIVDGDTTPTTADGTDFGSTDSNSGMVTNTFTIQNTGTGGLDVTAITVTGANAGDFTIANFTAGVVSPSGTLTFDVIFDPVADGTSTATINIANDDTDENPYEFSVTGEGTSPPANLVAQQDFDGGEVNLVTGFDPSSDNLDGGAGDFFGVGSRNAWPQGFPNPGVPFSLADDTVFGYSSGTANPSDTEGIFGQNADLDNDYFALSDSDEFGTDQTASWTFDISGASNLGIMIDIGARMDSAFDYSDDTILTFTASIDGGTAQTLFSIAPVANNLGSGSLRPLDNGTNDDPAEVLLATGDAVITKEFAEGTTSTTAADLYLDKSLSADGSLDTFLTSIAGTGSNLTITFTANLPFEVAVFDNIIITGDAAVGPEIDVQGNAMSIPDGDTTPTTDDGTDFGLVETASGDQTQTFTILNTGSDPLDVSAINVTGANAGDFTITNFTAGSVAASGSTTFDVVFDPSADGVRNATISIVNDDADENPYDFAVTGMGVTNAAPEINVQGLGMDIVDGDTTPDSADGTDFGPTLTSNGMVTNTFTIQNTGTADLDVSAITVTGANAGDFTIANFTPGNVSSSGSITFDVVFDPAADGTSTATINIANDDADENPYEFAVTGTGLSTPVIVINEVDADTPSTDDLEFIELYDGGAGNTSLDGLVVVLFNGSDDASYDAIDLDGQSTDANGYFVIGLAGVPNVDLIPNTLIEGAWVDNQIQNGADAVALFVGNDTDFPIDTPVTATNLIDAVVYDTNDSDDSGLIDVLTPGQPQINESENGDSGNDAIARVPNGGTALDTSTYVTQTPTPGETNVLPTVSVDLEVTKSVDQTAILDGGTVTYTYIVTNNGPSDSTGATLDDTTTFDGTSFVISNAMVVFSGGGAGSVAATDDPDLTITALPSGATATVTFDVAVTGTGTLDNTVEVTAANEADPDSTPNDGMGDDFADADDVTVSALPALSIDDVTENEGNSGTTTYTFTVSLSVPAPVGGVTFDIATADDSATTADSDYVAQSLTSQTIAEGNTSYTFDVTVNGDTNVEPNESFFVNLSNVTGATVSDDQGVGTITNDDFPPLVINEFVFDHTSSDTNEFIELFGDASFDYSAFTILVIEGDGSSIGIIDDVIAVGSTDANGFFSTGYLNSEFENGTQTILLVTNFTGSEGDDLDTDNDGTLDSLPWAAVVDSVAIFDGGTGDVTYEGSTGPVLGPNFDGVSPFKPGGASRIPNGTDTDTVADWVRNNFNGAGLQDFPSATASAGEAISTEGTVNMVQQGIDLFVMKSVDNNDVTEGDIVTFTIEVGNTTIATQAATGVEVTDMLPADFMVTANTPSEGSFTPGTGVWTGIELAAGETATLTITGTFTDFVSSPYTNYVEVTAANETDPDSTPGNNSGRGEIGDPSSEDDDDSVMVTVAELVTTDLEVMKSDNADPIFTGETTTYTVTITNNGPEDVTGATLDDTIVFPSGMFTVRNASLVFSTPGATTGSGMLVEEADGPNITGLNLANGETATLTFDVTADTGTGTITNTATVSGGTPVDVNGLNDTAVETTTVNAPPSPLVINEFVFDHTGSDTDEFIEVFGDPNTDYSAFTILVIEGEGSGTGVIDNVETITTTDANGFFSTSYLNSEFENGTQTILIVENFTGSLNDDLDTNNDGILDSMPWTSVVDSVAVFDGDAGDVTYEGSTGAVLGPNFDGVSPFEPGGASRIPNGTDTDTSADWVRNDFGGAGLPSFPSAQASAGVAINTKDAVNIVQQGIDLEVSISVDNDDVLVGETITFTIETSNTAIATQTATGVELTEVLSDDFVLTMFNASEGSFDPNTDIWSGLELDAGETQTLTITGSFIAATDSPYENYVQVTAANEVDPDSTPNNGTAPTPAEDDEAATTVVVTEPDVVPPTLDSADIVDDRSGGPIAEGTLVTYTLTFSEDIDDSTVDAADFTNAGTAPITIGAITETSPGVFTVEVTPTAPGTLILQMPVVATIDDVAGNSLVPPVEDDTTITVTDATAPTLDAADIVDDQSGGPITEGTLVTYTVTFNEDIDESTVDAADFTNAGTASITIGAITETNPGVFTVEVTPTAPGTLILQVPVGATIDDPAGNSLVPPVDDDTTITVTDGTAPTLAPVDIVDDRSGGPIAEGTLVTYTLTFSEDIDDSTVDAADFTNAGTAPITIGAITETSPGVFTVEVTPTASGMLILQVPVGATIDDVAGNSLVPPVNDDTTITVSDVTAPTLASADIVDDQSGGPIAEGTLVTYTVTFSEDINENTVGVADFTNAGSAPITVGTITETSPGVFNIEVMPTAPGTLILEVSSAATIDDPAGNSLVPPIQDDTTITVTDATAPLLDAADIVDDQSGGPIIEGTLVTYTVTFSEDIDDGTVDAADFRNAGTSPITIGVITETSPGVFTVEVTPTAPGTLILQVPNGATINDVAGNSLTTPVDDDTTITVTATPEADLMVTTTNTIDPIITGGTTTYTVTITNSGPDDVTGASLDDSITFPTGTFTVGNESLSFSGSGSGSLVIEADGPNITDLVLANGETATLTFDVTAETGVGPITNTATVSGGSPADPDTANNSTVETTIVEAPPITKVEFSNATNSDLETSGGNQPVLLVNGTLTEDQTVDVIVTGGTAIDDTDFTLTETVTIPAGVYDGTNATAVSIGLTIMDDAVVELDETIELALANPTGNLVINDTNDDTTTQATTIYTVTNDDAATLSIDDVTDFEGTSGTRQLVFTVTLDNDVETGLTVDFDTVGDTATATDGDYVANIGNALTFSGTAGETQTLTVLINGDTDREADESFFVELSNIQAGGRDVTLSDAQGVGVIVNDDLAPNIADLTDANIDPIEINGPFTLTVSGNFDNSPSETDATADDLFFWDPASGANRIVFGDGSVQDNPFAPTDINGNDFTQVRIGDFDNDAGHDLFFWNPSTGRNRLIHANGGTTSVVGTMENNVVPVILVNGNDFEQFVVGNFDDGGPEDLFFWNPVSGANRLVHFEVVTPGMDTDFNNQQTNVIAPSWVNGDFEIVLSGQFLDSSLDELLFVNLQTGQNRLVSLTAVTPGTTTNFDSADIDFLPVTLFNGNDYDRIEIGDLNGDGLDDVFAWNTNSGDNRTALTNLDPNGEAVPVDNVVNRLSINGDFEQIARLTEEVFSDELADEFFFWNPQTGQNRTGFLQD
- a CDS encoding DUF1559 domain-containing protein, encoding MNHRRFRRNSRRGFTLIELLVVIAIIAILIALLLPAVQQAREAARRTECKNNLKQIGLAMHTFHDTYKHFPAGINIPIASTSGAVYPTNSLHTSGKIPAPPFPDQYGSWLAYILPFMEQANITNQYDFSQREYGNTNGPDSIGATVVKSYICPSDNSSEPVITYTSGGNTYYFAINSYMANAGTQSWYIFDATFDGVFQINSRSRMATIKDGTSNTLLVGERYSYDRNWSDFPNRRGWAWSNFNSPQDCLGGTFVPINYNVPDGFSDPPPYSETDKKLSSFSSAHPGGANFALCDGSVRFMSQTSTGGLTTLQLLARPADGQVVQLD
- a CDS encoding transposase; translated protein: MLITLSAWPRLGRNRTGSRTAPKPYLNNEQWLLIDDLFEDPLPSKLGGRPRVPPRRCLEGVLWVLVSGARWKDLPERYPSPATCWRRLKQ
- a CDS encoding transposase; protein product: MDEVAGAHGGFSGLQLGRSHRRWYLCPSKKGGSAVGNTKKGKGTKIMLMVDGVGTPLAVTIASANQSEVRLIKPLIEQRQLPRKPKRLMYDRAADCDPLRTRLATEQIELICHHRKSRKRPVTQDGRKARCLAPRYVVERSISWLQTNRRITVRYEYYDHLFLGFVQLACMFTVIKWF